One Glycine max cultivar Williams 82 chromosome 3, Glycine_max_v4.0, whole genome shotgun sequence DNA window includes the following coding sequences:
- the LOC102666529 gene encoding chromo domain-containing protein LHP1: protein MKKANFEALNIVVGGGGVDLGGGDGGGVKVQNFEGIKGTRLRKSEEEEKSHVKSNEGEEEDDGPEGEKEDEENVACSGTAAGAQRGQQGVVVLGENFFEVEAIRRKRVRKGQVQYLIKWNGWPETTNTWEPPENLEYIPDIVEAFEESLMSRKHRKRKRKHMVHDTQHKKCKHTHSSPPLNDHSLPDIPDFPQTALFCGGAEGSNLGKATPASNANKSANGSKQNIERNEENDYESKAMTINGNDTDKLAIQIPEAKNKLKDIYGYIKTFLIKVSQFVK from the exons ATGAAAAAGGCTAACTTTGAGGCTCTGAACattgttgttggtggtggtggtgttgatTTGGGTGGTGGAGATGGTGGGGGTGTCAAAGTTCAAAATTTTGAGGGGATCAAGGGTACTCGATTGCGGAAAAGTGAAGAAGAGGAAAAATCCCATGTGAAGAGTAATGAaggtgaagaagaagatgatggccctgagggagagaaagaagatgaagaaaatgttGCTTGTAGTGGTACTGCTGCTGGGGCTCAAAGAGGACAACAAGGTGTTGTTGTTCTTGGTGAAAATTTCTTTGAAGTTGAAGCTATACGTCGTAAGAGGGTGCGCAAG GGTCAAGTTCAATACTTAATCAAATG GAATGGGTGGCCTGAGACAACCAACACTTGGGAGCCTCCAGAAAATCTAGAGTATATTCCTGATATTGTTGAAGCTTTTGAGGAGAG CTTGATGTCAAGAAAACATCGTAAGCGGAAACGCAAGCATATGGTGCATGATACTCAACACAAAAAGTGCAAGCATACACACTCTTCTCCTCCTCTTAATGATCATAGCCTTCCTGATATTCCCGACTTCCCTCAAACTGCGTTGTTTTGTGGTGGTGCTGAAGGCAGCAATCTTGGAAAAGCCACACCGGCCAGTAATGCTAACAAGTCTGCAAATggttcaaaacaaaatattgaaaggAATGAGGAAAATGATTATGAATCTAAAGCTATGACTATCAATGGGAATGATACAGACAAGCTTGCAATACAAATTCCAGAAGCTAAGAATAAATTGAAAGATATATATGGATATATTAAAACTTTTCTAATCAAAGTATCTCAATTTGTTAAATGA